In the Enterococcus rotai genome, TTTACTCAAGATCCCGTCAACAGTTATGGAATAAGGGTGAGACTAGTGGGAATAGTCAAAAAGTAAAAAGCATCGTGACCGATTGTGATTCAGACACGTTACTTATCACTGTTGAGCAAACAGGACCTGCTTGTCATACAGGACAGCATAGTTGTTTTTTCAATGTAATTCTCTAGCTATGTGAGCTAGTCACTACGCTCTGCTCCGATCTCATCAATTCCTAGGAGCTAAAGCTCCAAGGATTGAAGGTCTCGGAAAAAAATAAATAAAGGAGGTAAAAAGACATGCTTGAAACACTCTATGAAGAAATCCGCGCGCGCAAAGAAACGCCAAAAGAAGGCTCCTATACAAATTATCTATTTGATCAAGGGCTAGATAAGATTTTAAAAAAGGTTGGTGAAGAGGCAACAGAAGTGATCATTGCCGCAAAAAATAACCAAACAGAACTTGTTTCTGAAACATCTGATCTGATTTATCATATGTTAGTCTTACTCGTTGAACAAAACATTTCACCAGACGAAATCAAAGCAGAATTAACGAAGCGTGAAGGGAAACTAAGTAAAACCACCGAGCGGAAACAAATTGATACGCTTTAAACGAACCAAAAACTAAAAGAAGCGTCCCACATAAAACAATTACGGGGATCGCTTCTTTTAGTTTTCAGTTGGGCAATCAAAAGAATTGGTTGCTTCTAAAACATAAGTAGCATCATCTGCTTCATCGTATAACGAAGCAGGTTTATCATTTAGACATTGAACAATTAAATGATAGCCATATTCATCTTGGGCGACTAAGCGTTTAGTTGTTAATTCAACTAACATGTAACTTAATTTTTTACCATCGATAATGATTTGCAAATCATCTTCGATCTTTAAGGTATGTTGGGTGGCTTTGACTTTATTAACGAACCACCAACTGCCCAAATAACTCTTATATAAAGTAGGAATATCTGAATCAGCCTGCTGTTTTTCTTGTTGTTTTTTTAAGAACAATGAGCCGGCAATCCCCGTAATAAGTGATGCACCTAAAAATAATGACCAATGTTTTTTCATAGTATCATTCTCCTCTAAAACAATCATAGCACGAAATTAAAAAACAAACTATTCGAAAATCTCTTCCTATAAAAAAACTTAATGAAGTCCTTATTCTTTTTAATTTTAAGTAGATTGTCTATCTGTATTTTCCGTTATATAGAACTACGTTTGTCTGAAAAGTTTGACGATGCTTTTTCATTCAAAATATGGTATTGTTTTGAAGAAAGGGTGGTACAATGATTACATATCCCAACGTGTATTTAGCGCATTTTATTGATAGGCCAAATCGTTTTATTGCACAGTGTCGTTTACAAGAGACCGGTGAAATAGTAACGGTTCACGTAAAAAATACTGGCCGCTGTAAAGAACTATTTCATCCAGAAGTTGAAGTTGCTTTATCTTATCAGCCTTCTCCAAAGAGAAAAACAGAGTATGATCTAATTGCGGTAAAAAAAAATGATGCATGGTTTAATATCGATAGTCAAGTTCCAAATACACTGGCAGCTCAGGCAATTCAAGCTGGGACCATCATTTTACCAGGCTTAAATGGCGAAATTATTTCGGTAAAAAGAGAAAAGCGTTTTGCCCATTCACAGTTTGACATATTAGTAGAAACGAATACCGGCCATCAAGCTTTTGTTGAAGTGAAGGGGATGACCTTAGAAAATCACGGAGTAGGGGCCTTTCCTGATGCACCAACGTTACGTGGCTTAAAACATGTAACGGAATTGATCGAAGCCACAAAAGAGGGGTATCAAAGCTATGTATTGTTTGTTGTTCAATTTGAAAAAGTTGAAATAGCAACGATCCATACAGCGATGCAGCCAGCTTTAGCAGAAATGATTTTATCAGGACAAAAACAAGGGTTAAGCGTCATTGCTTACAATTGTAGTGTCACTCCTGATACAATAGCAATAGAACATCAGGTACCGTTTGATGTTGCCAAAACGTTTGAAGATCCAAATTCAGAAAGGTGAGGGTAAAGATGATTCACTTAGGTATTATTGGAACAAACTGGATTAGTCATCAATTTGTCAAAGCAGCGTTGGAAACAAACCGCTATGATTTGACAGCAGTCTATTCACGCAAGTTAGAAACAGCTCAAAAATTTGGTGAAGAGTATGGTGATGTTGAATATGCAACGGATTTAAAAACATTTTTCGGGATTGCTCATATGGATACGGTTTATATCGCGTCACCGAATTCACTCCATTTTGAACAGGCGAAACAAGGCATTTTAGCTGGCAAAAATATTATTGTTGAAAAACCAGCTTTCTCAACACCGGAAGAAATGAACGAAATTATTGAGTTGGCTAATCAGCAAAAAGTCTTCTTTTTTGAAGCTGCTCGTAATATCCATGAGAAAAGTTTCAAAAAAATTGCTGACCTATTGCCTTTAAAAAATCAAATTATAGGTGCAAATTTCACCTATATGAAATATTCTTCACGCTACGACCAAGTGTTGGATGGTCAAGAACCAAATATTTTTTCACCTCATTTTTCAGGTGGGGCTATGGCGGATTTAGGTGTCTATTTAGTCTATGCCGCAGTGGGTTGGTTCGGTATGCCAAATGAAAGTCATTATTTTGCACGAAAAATCCCAACAGCTGTTGATGGAATTGGCACAGCGATTTTAAGATATGATTTATTTGATGTAACGTTACAAACAGGAAAAAATGCAGATTCCTTCTTAGATTCTGAAATTTATTTTGATGGCGGTACGTTGATCTTAGATAGTGTCAATGCGATTTCAAAAGCTGAATATCACGATCGCAACCATCAAGAACGTGATATCATCTCTGTTACGACCGAAGAAAATCCAATGATCGAAGAAGCCAATGATTTTGCTGATATCTTAGAAAATCCTAACGATTCGACAATGGGTGTGCGTTACGAGGAGTGGGTCGAGTTATCACGCAACGTAAATAAAGTATTAACAAGTTTAAGAAAAAGTGCTGGCATCGTTTTTGATGCGGACAAAGCATAAACAAGTTTAATCAAGAAAGGACTATTATGACATTTATCAACCATTTACCAGAAGCCTTGCAAGAACATTGGCAGGCTTCTGGTTTTAGCGAGCCATCGATGATTCAAGAAAAGAGTTTCCATCCTTTGCAAGAAAAGGAAAACGTCTTGGGGATTTCACCAACTGGATCAGGAAAAACGTTGGCGTATGTCTTACCATTACTTTTAAATGTAGAAAAAGACCAAGGTAGCCAACTGTTGATTTTAGCACCTTCACAAGAATTAGCTGTGCAGATCAGCCAAGTTGTACGGGATTGGGCAACACTTCTGCAATTAAAAACTCAAAGTCTGATCGGCGGAGCCAACGTTGGTCGACAAATCGAGAAACTAAAAAAGAAACCAGAAATTTTAGTCGGAACACCAGGCCGCGTACTAGAATTGATCAAAACCAAAAAAATCAAAAGCCATTTGCTAAAGACAGTTGTGCTGGATGAAGTCGATCAACTCTTTCATGATAAAGAATTGAATTTAACCAAACAAATTTTGACAAGTGCACCAACAGAGTTTCAGCTTGTCTTTTACTCAGCGACTGCAGATCGAGTGGTAGAAGAAGCACAAAAATTAACAGATCAATTGACGATTATCGATGTAACAAATGAAGATCAGTCAAGTGGCGTCGTCAATCACTATTTTATGGCTTTATCATCTAGAAAGAAAAGTGACTATTTAAGAAGTTTGGCTTATACACCAGATTTTCGAGCTATGGTTTTCTTCAATCAAGTTGCTGATTTGGGCTCGGTTGAAGAAAAACTGATTTATGAAGGATTAACAGTGGTTGGACTTGCTTCCGATCAAAATAAAACATTACGGAAATTGGCGATCGATCAATTTTCTAAAAAAAGAGCTGTAATGCTTTTAACAACGGATATCGCGGCAAGAGGCTTGGATTTTGAAGCTATTCCATTTGTTGTGAATGCCGAAGTTCCTTTATCGGAAGAAAGCTATATCCATCGTGCAGGACGTGTTGGAAGAATGGGAGCAGCGGGCTCTGTCATTACCTTTGTTAATGATGCGACGAAGAGAGATTATCAACGATTGATGAAAAAAATCGAACTTCCTTCTAAGGAAATTTTTCTATACGATGGTGCAATCCATCTGAACAGAAAAGAAAAAAGTACAGTCGAAGAAAAACACTCAAACACAAAATTACCGCACAAAAAAGACCCAGTAACCACACAACAACCAAGCAAACAGACGGCTAAACCTAAAAAAAGGCCAAAAAGCAATAAAAACAAAGGGGCTAGACGGAAACCGTCTCAACCTGAAGCATAGTAACAAGTAAGAACGTCATGATTTAGGAGGCTATCCATGAAATCTAGAAAAGACGAGATTTTAGCAGTTTTAGAATTAAAAACACAAGGGATGACGGCAGCCGCGGTCGCCAAAGAGTTGTCGATCGATCGAAGTAATGCGAGTCGCTATTTAAGTGAACTATTCAAAGAACAAAAAATTATTAAAAGCGATGGCCGTCCTGTAGTCTATTCCGTTGTAACAGAAGAAGACAGAGTACATGTGGACAGTTCCAGTGAGGTAACATTTGATAACTTAGTTGGGGCCCATGACTCTTTGAAAGTCAGCATCCAGCAGGCTAAAGCGGCGATTTTATATCCGCCGCGTGGCTTACATACTATCATCTTTGGTGAAACTGGAACCGGTAAATCGTTATTTGCAGAATGTATGTATCATTTTGCGGTTGATTCAAACACGCTAGCGAAAGATGCGCCATTTATTTCGTTTAACTGTGCTGATTACGCTCAGAATCCTCAATTGCTTTTTGGGCATATTTTTGGTGTGAAAAAAGGGGCCTACACTGGAGCGAATGAAGATAGCCCAGGTTTGATGTCAAAAGCCGATGGAGGAATTCTATTCCTTGATGAAATCCATCGCTTACCACCAGAAGGACAAGAAATGTTGTTCACTTTTATTGATAAAGGCATCTATCGCCCACTTGGTGAAAGTGGTCAAACTTATGAAGCATCTGTTCAAATTATTGGGGCAACGACAGAATCTTCTGAAAGCTTTTTAACAACCTTTAATCGCCGAATTCCGATGGCTATCACATTACCATCGTTAGATGCACGGTCACTTGATGAACGTTATGATATTATTTCATTGTTTATCAAACAAGAAGCTAATCGTTTAAATCAACGAATCGATATTAAAAGAGAAGCGATCCTAGCATTTATGTTATATGATGCAGAAGGCAATATTGGACAAGTCAAACGAGACTTAAAACTGGTTTGTGCAAAATCTTTTCTACATTATCGTACTCATAACGAGTCTAGTTTAGTGATCCAAAAACGAGATTTACCACTCCAAGTTCAAAAAGGATTATTAAAAA is a window encoding:
- the hisI gene encoding phosphoribosyl-AMP cyclohydrolase; its protein translation is MKLDFSKGLLPAIIIEEKTNEVLMLAYMNEESFEKTLETGTTWFYSRSRQQLWNKGETSGNSQKVKSIVTDCDSDTLLITVEQTGPACHTGQHSCFFNVIL
- the hisE gene encoding phosphoribosyl-ATP diphosphatase, with the translated sequence MLETLYEEIRARKETPKEGSYTNYLFDQGLDKILKKVGEEATEVIIAAKNNQTELVSETSDLIYHMLVLLVEQNISPDEIKAELTKREGKLSKTTERKQIDTL
- a CDS encoding DUF4828 domain-containing protein — encoded protein: MKKHWSLFLGASLITGIAGSLFLKKQQEKQQADSDIPTLYKSYLGSWWFVNKVKATQHTLKIEDDLQIIIDGKKLSYMLVELTTKRLVAQDEYGYHLIVQCLNDKPASLYDEADDATYVLEATNSFDCPTEN
- the sfsA gene encoding DNA/RNA nuclease SfsA, which gives rise to MTYPNVYLAHFIDRPNRFIAQCRLQETGEIVTVHVKNTGRCKELFHPEVEVALSYQPSPKRKTEYDLIAVKKNDAWFNIDSQVPNTLAAQAIQAGTIILPGLNGEIISVKREKRFAHSQFDILVETNTGHQAFVEVKGMTLENHGVGAFPDAPTLRGLKHVTELIEATKEGYQSYVLFVVQFEKVEIATIHTAMQPALAEMILSGQKQGLSVIAYNCSVTPDTIAIEHQVPFDVAKTFEDPNSER
- a CDS encoding Gfo/Idh/MocA family protein, which produces MIHLGIIGTNWISHQFVKAALETNRYDLTAVYSRKLETAQKFGEEYGDVEYATDLKTFFGIAHMDTVYIASPNSLHFEQAKQGILAGKNIIVEKPAFSTPEEMNEIIELANQQKVFFFEAARNIHEKSFKKIADLLPLKNQIIGANFTYMKYSSRYDQVLDGQEPNIFSPHFSGGAMADLGVYLVYAAVGWFGMPNESHYFARKIPTAVDGIGTAILRYDLFDVTLQTGKNADSFLDSEIYFDGGTLILDSVNAISKAEYHDRNHQERDIISVTTEENPMIEEANDFADILENPNDSTMGVRYEEWVELSRNVNKVLTSLRKSAGIVFDADKA
- a CDS encoding DEAD/DEAH box helicase, producing the protein MTFINHLPEALQEHWQASGFSEPSMIQEKSFHPLQEKENVLGISPTGSGKTLAYVLPLLLNVEKDQGSQLLILAPSQELAVQISQVVRDWATLLQLKTQSLIGGANVGRQIEKLKKKPEILVGTPGRVLELIKTKKIKSHLLKTVVLDEVDQLFHDKELNLTKQILTSAPTEFQLVFYSATADRVVEEAQKLTDQLTIIDVTNEDQSSGVVNHYFMALSSRKKSDYLRSLAYTPDFRAMVFFNQVADLGSVEEKLIYEGLTVVGLASDQNKTLRKLAIDQFSKKRAVMLLTTDIAARGLDFEAIPFVVNAEVPLSEESYIHRAGRVGRMGAAGSVITFVNDATKRDYQRLMKKIELPSKEIFLYDGAIHLNRKEKSTVEEKHSNTKLPHKKDPVTTQQPSKQTAKPKKRPKSNKNKGARRKPSQPEA